The following proteins come from a genomic window of Pirellula staleyi DSM 6068:
- a CDS encoding polymorphic toxin-type HINT domain-containing protein, giving the protein MLRSWGLVLRVVLLLGMAILLGDFIAARLASAASPVGRSQQATRVEKLRGAAALTQAKENVAEALQREIYGLSDERSELLQEAARLAPELPAPRWMQGMMRNERSEWQSVDDMLVDPLWQKRLAKYERKRSEFLDTPNEQLQLAEWCLAEKLHLQARGHLERVIELDPDHAVARRMLGFQNIEGRWTTEAELAAGAIEQSRRAASVKKYRVQLQKIVEKLVKGSQIQREAAKKELLALRDVEAVFAVEAIVSTSGQVPCMLAIEWLATIPETEASRSLARHAVMHDSLFIREEAAKLLQDRDLHSYVPLLLASMVTPIRAEWAVVQLEGGRIGTQQVFVRETQDRREIAVAQAEFVREQNSGNRGRRYSSAERNAIQQNATERAQAEIAAEIGENLSAAEAENRITQQINDRICWVLSIATSEDKIAAEPSAWWDWWTKYNEFQTVGTKATTISQEFRQVEIIDRQIQPGFDSPRSTQVSSQPLTGGFNWDQQRRPKDCLVAGTPVWTARGPVAVEKIQVGDLIYTQDTKTGELALRPATSKSTRPAGKLIKIDCGGETISCSGGHVFWVAGEGWKKASDLQSGMVLHSLNGSVRVSSVDEEGVAETYNLVVADFHSYFVGSNRLLSHDLTMREPVSTLVPGLPRP; this is encoded by the coding sequence ATGCTGCGTTCTTGGGGGTTGGTTCTGCGCGTTGTTCTGCTGCTGGGGATGGCAATCTTGCTCGGCGATTTCATCGCAGCTCGATTGGCGTCGGCAGCTTCTCCCGTCGGAAGGTCTCAGCAAGCGACGCGTGTCGAAAAACTGCGTGGCGCTGCGGCGCTCACCCAAGCGAAAGAAAACGTTGCCGAAGCGCTCCAGCGCGAAATCTACGGCCTGTCGGACGAACGGAGCGAACTGCTGCAAGAGGCTGCCCGACTCGCTCCCGAGTTGCCGGCCCCCCGCTGGATGCAAGGGATGATGCGAAACGAACGGAGCGAGTGGCAGTCGGTCGACGACATGCTCGTCGATCCACTCTGGCAAAAACGCCTCGCCAAGTACGAACGCAAACGGAGTGAATTTCTCGACACCCCTAATGAACAGCTTCAGCTGGCCGAGTGGTGCCTCGCTGAAAAACTCCATTTGCAAGCCCGAGGGCACCTCGAGCGGGTGATCGAACTCGATCCCGACCACGCTGTTGCCCGGCGGATGCTCGGCTTTCAAAACATCGAGGGGCGCTGGACCACCGAGGCTGAACTAGCCGCCGGTGCTATCGAACAATCACGCCGCGCTGCTTCCGTCAAAAAGTACCGCGTTCAGCTCCAAAAGATCGTCGAAAAGTTGGTGAAGGGGAGCCAGATTCAGCGTGAAGCGGCCAAGAAGGAACTGCTGGCCCTGCGTGATGTCGAAGCTGTGTTTGCCGTGGAAGCGATCGTTTCCACGAGTGGCCAGGTCCCTTGCATGCTCGCCATCGAGTGGCTCGCAACCATTCCTGAAACAGAGGCCTCGCGATCTCTGGCTCGGCACGCTGTGATGCACGACAGCCTGTTCATTCGCGAAGAAGCGGCCAAGCTGCTGCAAGATCGCGACCTGCATTCCTACGTTCCGCTGCTGCTCGCTTCGATGGTCACTCCCATTCGAGCCGAGTGGGCTGTGGTGCAACTCGAAGGGGGACGGATCGGGACCCAGCAAGTCTTTGTCCGAGAAACCCAAGATCGCCGGGAAATTGCCGTGGCCCAGGCCGAGTTCGTACGCGAGCAAAACAGTGGCAATCGTGGACGTCGCTACTCAAGTGCCGAGCGAAACGCTATCCAGCAAAACGCGACAGAACGAGCACAAGCCGAAATCGCCGCTGAGATTGGCGAGAACCTGAGTGCAGCGGAAGCAGAAAACCGCATCACGCAGCAGATCAACGATCGCATTTGCTGGGTCCTCTCGATCGCAACAAGCGAAGACAAAATCGCAGCCGAACCTTCAGCCTGGTGGGATTGGTGGACGAAGTACAACGAGTTTCAAACGGTCGGAACGAAAGCCACCACCATTTCGCAAGAGTTCCGGCAAGTCGAAATTATCGACCGGCAAATTCAGCCGGGCTTCGATTCACCGCGCAGCACCCAAGTCTCCTCCCAGCCTCTGACCGGCGGTTTTAACTGGGATCAGCAGAGACGACCGAAGGATTGCCTTGTCGCTGGAACTCCGGTTTGGACAGCACGTGGTCCTGTCGCGGTCGAGAAGATCCAAGTCGGTGACCTGATCTACACCCAGGATACAAAAACGGGCGAACTCGCCCTGCGACCTGCGACGAGCAAGAGTACACGGCCAGCGGGGAAGCTCATCAAAATCGATTGCGGGGGCGAAACCATTTCCTGCAGCGGCGGCCATGTCTTCTGGGTCGCCGGTGAAGGGTGGAAAAAAGCGAGCGACTTACAGAGTGGCATGGTGCTGCACAGCTTAAACGGCAGTGTGCGCGTCAGTAGTGTGGACGAAGAAGGAGTCGCCGAAACCTACAATCTGGTGGTCGCTGACTTCCACAGCTATTTTGTCGGCTCAAACCGGCTGCTTTCGCACGACCTGACGATGCGAGAACCGGTGAGCACGCTTGTACCGGGGCTACCACGCCCTTAG
- a CDS encoding DUF1080 domain-containing protein, giving the protein MFRCHAIVRSVVFAFGLALATFGVAAEGEKDEGFVPLFDGKTLAGWTGSVDGYVVEDGAIVCLPDKGGNLYTDKEYANFVFRFEFKLTAGANNGIGIRTAPKGDPAYVGMEIQVLDDSSDKYKGIAPYQHHGSVYGVVPAKTGFLKPVGEWNTEEITCDGRNIKIVLNGETIVEANLDEASTPKTIDGNAHPGLKNEKGYICFCGHGAKVAFRNLSIKVLEK; this is encoded by the coding sequence ATGTTTCGCTGCCATGCGATTGTCCGCTCGGTTGTTTTTGCTTTCGGTCTGGCGCTCGCTACTTTCGGCGTTGCTGCCGAGGGTGAGAAAGACGAAGGTTTCGTTCCTCTGTTCGACGGCAAAACCCTTGCTGGCTGGACCGGCTCGGTCGACGGCTATGTCGTGGAAGATGGTGCTATCGTTTGCTTGCCCGACAAAGGTGGCAATCTCTACACCGACAAAGAATATGCCAACTTTGTGTTCCGCTTTGAGTTCAAGCTCACCGCCGGCGCGAACAACGGCATTGGCATTCGCACCGCTCCCAAGGGTGATCCGGCTTATGTCGGGATGGAAATCCAAGTCCTCGACGACAGCTCGGATAAGTACAAGGGAATTGCTCCCTATCAGCATCACGGTTCGGTCTACGGTGTCGTTCCCGCCAAGACAGGTTTCCTGAAGCCTGTGGGTGAATGGAACACGGAAGAGATCACCTGCGATGGCCGGAACATCAAGATTGTGCTCAACGGCGAAACGATTGTCGAAGCCAATCTGGATGAGGCGAGCACCCCAAAGACGATCGATGGGAACGCTCACCCCGGTCTGAAGAACGAAAAAGGCTACATCTGCTTCTGCGGCCACGGCGCGAAGGTTGCGTTTCGTAACCTGAGCATCAAGGTGCTCGAGAAGTAA
- a CDS encoding alpha/beta fold hydrolase, producing the protein MKTATIDTRTMAYHEAGQGPALLLVHGFPLDHSMWNEQIASLSNQYRVIAPDLRGFGKSDGAGEVTTMADFADDVAKLVDHLGIEEPIHFCGLSMGGYVAWQFFLRHRAKLASLMVCDSRAAADSPEAAEGRRKTASKVLAEGSAVVADAMLPKLFGEWVRSAMPEVVEATDRVMRRTSPVAVAAALGGMAARIDFTPHLAKVDLPTLIVCGEHDVISPLAEMKTIADAIPGAKFCAVEGAGHMSPLEKPQIVSGAIREFLTSAMA; encoded by the coding sequence ATGAAAACCGCAACAATCGACACACGGACAATGGCTTATCACGAGGCGGGGCAGGGCCCAGCGCTGCTGCTTGTGCACGGCTTTCCGCTCGATCATTCGATGTGGAATGAGCAAATTGCCTCGCTCTCGAATCAGTATCGCGTGATTGCTCCCGACCTACGTGGATTTGGCAAATCCGACGGAGCAGGTGAAGTGACCACGATGGCTGATTTTGCCGACGACGTGGCCAAACTCGTCGACCACTTGGGAATTGAAGAGCCGATCCATTTCTGTGGGCTCTCGATGGGGGGCTATGTCGCGTGGCAATTTTTTCTGCGACATCGGGCCAAGCTGGCGTCGCTGATGGTGTGCGACTCGCGAGCCGCAGCTGACTCACCGGAAGCTGCAGAAGGGCGCCGCAAAACGGCTTCCAAAGTTTTGGCAGAAGGTTCCGCTGTCGTCGCCGACGCCATGCTCCCCAAGTTGTTCGGAGAGTGGGTTCGCTCGGCCATGCCAGAAGTTGTCGAAGCGACCGATCGCGTGATGCGTCGCACCAGTCCTGTGGCTGTCGCAGCTGCACTAGGCGGAATGGCAGCACGGATCGACTTTACCCCCCATCTTGCCAAGGTCGATCTGCCGACGCTGATTGTGTGCGGCGAGCACGATGTCATCTCGCCACTTGCGGAAATGAAGACCATCGCCGACGCGATTCCGGGTGCCAAGTTCTGTGCTGTCGAGGGTGCCGGGCACATGTCGCCACTGGAGAAGCCGCAAATTGTCAGCGGCGCGATTCGTGAGTTTTTGACGAGCGCGATGGCGTAG
- a CDS encoding DUF2617 family protein: MLTVRPKVAELSFQLFGRALHPELFAVHKSQVISRGDYQATIDITSAGHVITWRYRGLTLTEVACSAQHPLPEKRRLLSYRLKGSRNDRVECRGGVMYHMNFELETVAPEVFWSFQEELTRENDPTGVLQTFDSSGRMALGAVSYIHPEARNRSLVVKAFHTFPDDSAVVKITSVFELP; encoded by the coding sequence ATGTTGACTGTTCGCCCCAAAGTTGCCGAGCTTTCGTTTCAGCTTTTCGGGCGAGCACTGCATCCCGAACTCTTCGCGGTTCACAAGTCGCAAGTGATATCACGTGGGGACTATCAAGCCACCATCGACATCACTTCGGCAGGTCATGTGATCACCTGGCGCTACCGTGGTCTCACACTCACTGAAGTCGCCTGCTCCGCCCAGCATCCGCTTCCCGAAAAGCGTCGTTTGCTGTCGTACCGACTCAAAGGATCGCGCAACGATCGAGTCGAGTGCCGTGGAGGGGTGATGTATCACATGAACTTCGAGCTCGAGACCGTCGCGCCCGAAGTCTTTTGGTCGTTTCAAGAAGAACTGACACGCGAAAACGACCCCACCGGTGTACTGCAAACGTTCGATTCGAGTGGTCGCATGGCACTCGGTGCTGTGAGCTATATCCACCCCGAAGCTCGCAACCGGAGCTTGGTCGTGAAAGCGTTTCACACGTTTCCCGACGACAGCGCCGTGGTGAAAATCACCAGCGTATTCGAACTTCCGTAG
- a CDS encoding DUF2752 domain-containing protein produces MIHNGRDSHRDAAPESISEDQLQVVAESPEANRLEPEDNDAGSSTKQPDPLYRWVILGMSTGVMLLSTLMSIRDEKQVVVPLLGKPLPELCQLRRYTGLDCPGCGLTRSFISIGHAQFGQAWRYNPAAFVLFPVIALQIPFQLLQLERIRRGLPELSVQRLSQVVLGIVTVTLLSQWILRQIGF; encoded by the coding sequence ATGATTCACAACGGGCGCGATTCTCATCGCGATGCAGCTCCCGAGTCGATCTCCGAAGATCAGCTCCAGGTGGTCGCTGAATCGCCTGAAGCAAACAGACTCGAGCCGGAAGATAACGACGCTGGATCGAGCACAAAACAGCCCGATCCGCTCTATCGCTGGGTCATCCTCGGGATGTCGACCGGCGTGATGCTGCTCTCGACCCTGATGTCGATTCGCGACGAGAAGCAGGTGGTGGTTCCGCTGCTAGGCAAGCCGCTCCCCGAACTCTGTCAGCTGCGGCGTTATACGGGGCTCGATTGTCCCGGCTGTGGTCTCACCCGTTCGTTCATTTCGATTGGGCATGCCCAGTTTGGACAAGCGTGGCGCTACAATCCGGCCGCATTTGTCCTGTTCCCTGTTATTGCGCTGCAGATTCCCTTTCAACTTTTGCAGCTCGAGCGTATTCGCCGAGGACTCCCCGAGTTATCGGTGCAACGACTCAGCCAAGTGGTGCTGGGAATCGTCACCGTGACGCTGCTTTCGCAGTGGATTCTTCGTCAAATTGGTTTTTGA
- a CDS encoding biopolymer transporter ExbD translates to MPLKTHQDEMPSINLTPMIDIVFQLIIFFMVGTRFTEIEKSIDLKLPQVSSSAPLSSAPQKRVINVFRDGKIQMNQQELSLGQLTSELKTAREQYNELGVVVRGDAQTDLQNVAAILTACREAGISDLGISVRLGTKER, encoded by the coding sequence ATGCCGCTGAAAACCCATCAAGACGAGATGCCATCGATCAATCTGACGCCGATGATCGATATCGTTTTTCAGCTCATCATTTTCTTTATGGTTGGTACTCGCTTCACGGAGATCGAGAAAAGTATCGATCTGAAATTGCCTCAGGTATCGAGTTCCGCCCCACTTTCGTCCGCTCCTCAGAAGCGGGTGATCAACGTGTTTCGCGATGGCAAAATTCAGATGAATCAACAGGAGTTGTCGCTCGGTCAGTTGACGAGCGAACTCAAAACAGCCCGCGAGCAGTACAACGAACTGGGGGTGGTGGTGCGCGGCGATGCACAGACTGACCTGCAAAATGTTGCCGCCATTCTGACCGCATGCCGCGAGGCGGGAATTTCTGATTTGGGAATCTCGGTCCGACTAGGAACCAAGGAACGATAA
- a CDS encoding tetratricopeptide repeat protein yields MTTQRALLKSREIRVKGIAMLVRSSRRLLNPWLLTMLLAIPSFSILAGDDKPALPAATPAASEDKISELIRLLGSEEFAERERAQTELSRLGLEAFDALHQAQYNEDVEISLRARYLIRAMNVQWFEEEDPVEVVRILKGYGEKSDIDRRSLMDQLTQLPPDQVLGPLCRLVRFETDNVLSKYAALKVLNLPVPQDDAAKQKVINTLNDTVGPSKRTAAGWIRTFAKSITAPEETIDTWTAHALAEHETLTHFPERTSREIVRDLYRWEVELLRKFNREEEMLAVIRRTIPLIEGAPDQLQEVVDWLAERNASTIVREIAAKFPQPFTTNPSLMYRMAEIELKSGNKQQAEEIADKALAIRPESLPDHLRVGYLLQERGLREWSEREYRSVMKNATAGTQYDIQARFFLSEMLHDFTEELEAANTLQGVCDLADKDPAVRDMMGRLRRNKPNGVYARMHYFYARHWNGAGDVAKEREALLKAVEYDDTDADVLIALFRLKEASDMVRTLTREKIETAAKGFRDDWQELRQAAEQAPNEQFRREYDEQIATACNQLAWLVSNTFGDFDEALAASKRSLELVPESAGYLDTLGRCYFAKKDLKMAIETQRRAVKLEPNSRQLKRQLDEFEKALAAQGAMP; encoded by the coding sequence GTGACGACGCAAAGGGCTCTGCTGAAGAGTCGCGAGATTCGCGTGAAAGGAATTGCCATGTTGGTGCGATCATCCCGACGACTGCTGAATCCATGGCTGCTGACGATGCTGCTGGCCATCCCTTCCTTCAGCATTCTTGCGGGCGACGATAAGCCCGCGCTTCCCGCCGCCACACCTGCAGCGAGCGAAGACAAAATCTCCGAGCTGATTCGCCTTCTCGGGTCGGAAGAGTTTGCCGAGCGCGAGCGCGCCCAAACGGAACTCAGCCGCCTTGGTCTCGAGGCGTTCGATGCCCTGCACCAAGCCCAGTACAACGAAGATGTCGAAATCAGCTTACGCGCCCGCTATTTAATTCGGGCCATGAACGTCCAGTGGTTCGAGGAAGAAGATCCTGTCGAAGTTGTTCGCATTCTGAAGGGCTACGGTGAGAAATCTGACATCGACCGCCGGAGTCTGATGGATCAGCTGACGCAACTTCCCCCCGATCAAGTGCTGGGCCCTCTTTGCCGCTTGGTCCGTTTTGAGACCGACAACGTCTTGTCGAAATATGCTGCGCTGAAAGTCCTCAACCTACCTGTCCCCCAAGACGACGCGGCAAAGCAAAAAGTAATCAACACGCTGAACGACACGGTCGGTCCCAGCAAACGAACTGCTGCGGGCTGGATTCGCACCTTCGCCAAGTCGATCACCGCTCCCGAGGAAACCATCGATACGTGGACTGCCCACGCACTCGCCGAACACGAAACACTCACCCATTTCCCCGAGCGAACCAGTCGCGAAATTGTCCGCGACTTGTACCGCTGGGAAGTCGAACTCCTCCGCAAATTCAATCGCGAGGAAGAGATGCTCGCCGTCATTCGGCGCACGATTCCCTTGATCGAAGGGGCACCTGATCAGCTGCAAGAGGTTGTCGACTGGCTCGCTGAACGCAATGCCAGCACGATTGTGCGCGAAATCGCTGCGAAATTTCCGCAGCCGTTCACCACCAATCCCTCGCTCATGTATCGCATGGCCGAGATCGAGCTGAAGAGTGGCAACAAGCAGCAAGCGGAAGAGATCGCCGACAAAGCGCTCGCCATTCGTCCCGAGAGTCTTCCGGACCATCTTCGCGTCGGCTATCTCCTGCAAGAGCGTGGCCTGCGTGAGTGGTCGGAACGCGAGTATCGCTCGGTTATGAAGAATGCCACTGCTGGAACGCAGTACGACATCCAGGCCCGCTTTTTTCTCTCTGAAATGCTGCACGATTTCACCGAAGAGCTCGAAGCGGCCAACACGCTGCAAGGTGTGTGCGACTTGGCCGACAAAGATCCGGCCGTGCGCGACATGATGGGGCGACTCCGCCGCAACAAGCCCAACGGTGTCTATGCCCGGATGCATTACTTCTACGCTCGTCACTGGAACGGTGCGGGAGACGTGGCCAAGGAGCGTGAGGCGCTCCTTAAAGCGGTGGAATACGACGACACCGATGCCGATGTTCTGATCGCTCTCTTTCGACTAAAAGAAGCGAGCGACATGGTCCGTACACTCACTCGCGAGAAGATCGAAACAGCCGCCAAAGGTTTCCGCGACGATTGGCAAGAATTGCGCCAAGCCGCTGAACAAGCACCGAACGAACAGTTTCGCCGCGAGTACGACGAACAGATCGCCACCGCCTGCAATCAACTGGCCTGGCTCGTGAGCAACACGTTTGGCGATTTCGACGAAGCACTGGCCGCCAGCAAGCGATCTCTCGAACTGGTCCCTGAATCGGCTGGCTATCTCGACACCTTGGGACGCTGCTACTTTGCCAAAAAAGACCTGAAAATGGCCATTGAAACGCAGCGCCGGGCAGTGAAACTGGAACCCAATTCGCGACAACTGAAGCGACAGCTCGACGAATTCGAAAAAGCACTCGCAGCCCAAGGCGCGATGCCATGA
- a CDS encoding CPBP family intramembrane glutamic endopeptidase has translation MPGESAAPNSVVNSRAKAYLQASQRPLTALIFVLPMILAYEIGVVALGSGAVRNGADVWLRKSLTYAGFGQYFLLPILVVAILLGWHHTRRDPWKIEMRIIRWMWLESLALGSLLLAIAFVVGSYFAQLPSLYVPSTAGSMSEVLARMIGYLGAGLYEELMFRLLLFSICYGVLLAVRLKPTAATMVAVIASSLLFAAAHYQFDFEILGYRFATTIGDRFAWSSFVFRALAGAYFAVLFAYRGFGIAAGAHAIYDVLVAFVQD, from the coding sequence TTGCCCGGCGAATCGGCGGCACCTAACTCCGTGGTGAACTCGCGCGCTAAGGCCTACTTGCAGGCGTCGCAGCGTCCGCTCACCGCGCTCATTTTCGTACTGCCGATGATCTTGGCCTACGAGATTGGGGTCGTTGCGCTCGGAAGTGGGGCCGTCCGTAATGGTGCCGACGTCTGGCTCCGCAAGTCCCTCACCTATGCCGGCTTTGGACAGTATTTTCTGCTCCCCATCCTGGTCGTGGCCATTTTGCTCGGATGGCATCACACGCGCCGCGATCCATGGAAGATCGAAATGCGGATCATCCGCTGGATGTGGCTCGAGTCGTTGGCGCTCGGTTCGCTGCTCCTGGCGATCGCGTTTGTTGTCGGCAGCTACTTTGCCCAGCTCCCGTCGCTCTACGTTCCATCGACTGCAGGCTCGATGTCCGAGGTGTTGGCCAGGATGATCGGCTATCTCGGCGCGGGACTCTACGAAGAGCTAATGTTTCGGCTGCTGCTGTTTTCGATCTGCTATGGGGTGCTGCTCGCCGTGCGACTCAAACCCACAGCTGCCACGATGGTAGCTGTGATCGCCTCGAGTCTTTTGTTTGCAGCAGCCCACTATCAATTCGATTTTGAAATCCTGGGGTATCGCTTTGCAACCACGATTGGCGATCGCTTTGCCTGGAGCAGTTTTGTGTTTCGAGCACTCGCCGGCGCGTACTTCGCAGTCTTGTTTGCATACCGTGGTTTTGGCATCGCTGCTGGCGCTCATGCCATCTACGACGTCCTCGTGGCCTTCGTGCAAGACTAG
- a CDS encoding tetratricopeptide repeat protein, whose amino-acid sequence MLLKKLFIARTLVVHALLALVTATAWADPADDAFASAYKQYTAGEWATAAQSLVQFSGDFQSHPRANEALFYAAEALVQDNKLAEATVMLEDLVSKEIDPELRRQSDFRLAEISYLDGNDADARKRLIAFRQAYPNDSLNAMVLMYLGEIDLASEQIDSAISLFSESLENYPKSTCRQQVQLGLACAWLRQKQVKPAVDVLEQLVKSSDATVVRSAKDLLEIAAENENVAGGTALPPAEAALARARQLQQARQLDAAIAQFTAIYRQYPNSPQAPLAKLGAARVHLEQKQYREAESLLASIDENGANVTNLDAVLYERGWALAMMEVLTKSDELFQRLHKEFPHSIYWADATYRLAERSARRGDSKAAMTLVGEVLDSKCDDSLRVHALYLKGQLAATDQEWAVVSKTMDELLASDANSQLAPAARYWKAEATFRQKDFESAAEQFEILAAQTSGRAETWLAMVELRRAQILAHKEEWQQSLDMLTNLRKRFPAFAQKHEADYLEGRCLAALALLDDARAAYMRVLASASGQDTETAAMAAWMIGESYFHQKRYPEAIEAYEQCARGHKFPTWQSASLLQAGKCLQLQNKKSEAAEYYRRVVNEFAETTYAAEARERLATTDMPAAETAEGKAVSSRE is encoded by the coding sequence ATGTTGCTAAAAAAACTCTTTATCGCGCGGACCCTCGTGGTTCATGCGCTCCTCGCGCTTGTTACAGCCACCGCCTGGGCCGACCCAGCCGATGACGCGTTCGCTAGTGCTTATAAACAATACACCGCAGGTGAGTGGGCTACTGCTGCGCAGTCACTCGTGCAGTTCTCGGGCGATTTTCAGTCGCACCCTCGTGCCAATGAAGCCCTGTTCTACGCTGCCGAAGCGCTCGTCCAGGACAATAAGCTGGCCGAAGCGACAGTAATGCTCGAGGATCTCGTTAGCAAAGAGATCGATCCCGAACTTCGTCGGCAGTCCGATTTCCGACTCGCCGAAATCTCCTACCTCGATGGCAACGACGCCGACGCTCGCAAGCGTTTGATCGCGTTCCGTCAGGCGTATCCCAACGACTCGCTCAACGCCATGGTGCTGATGTACCTCGGCGAGATTGATCTCGCTTCCGAACAAATCGACTCGGCGATTTCGCTCTTCTCGGAGTCGCTCGAAAACTATCCGAAGTCGACTTGCCGCCAGCAAGTACAGCTCGGTTTGGCCTGCGCTTGGCTCCGTCAAAAGCAAGTGAAGCCAGCGGTCGATGTGCTCGAGCAACTCGTCAAGAGCAGCGATGCCACGGTGGTGCGCAGCGCCAAAGACCTGCTCGAAATTGCCGCTGAAAATGAAAACGTAGCCGGTGGCACGGCGCTTCCACCAGCAGAGGCAGCGCTAGCTCGTGCTCGCCAGTTGCAGCAAGCACGGCAACTCGATGCGGCGATCGCTCAGTTCACCGCCATCTATCGTCAGTATCCCAATAGCCCTCAGGCACCTTTGGCCAAACTCGGTGCAGCTCGCGTCCATCTCGAACAGAAGCAGTACCGCGAAGCAGAATCGCTCCTCGCTTCGATCGACGAAAACGGCGCGAACGTCACGAACCTCGATGCCGTGCTGTACGAACGCGGCTGGGCTTTGGCGATGATGGAAGTCCTCACGAAATCGGACGAGCTTTTTCAGCGTCTGCACAAAGAGTTTCCACACAGCATCTACTGGGCCGACGCCACCTATCGTTTGGCCGAACGCTCGGCGCGTCGTGGCGATTCGAAAGCCGCAATGACGCTGGTCGGAGAAGTGCTCGATTCGAAATGCGACGACTCGCTTCGTGTGCATGCTCTGTATCTCAAGGGGCAACTCGCTGCCACCGATCAGGAGTGGGCTGTAGTTTCGAAAACCATGGACGAACTCCTTGCGAGCGACGCCAATTCGCAGCTGGCTCCAGCAGCTCGCTACTGGAAAGCGGAAGCGACGTTCCGCCAAAAAGATTTTGAGTCCGCTGCCGAGCAGTTCGAGATCCTGGCAGCCCAGACCAGCGGTCGCGCCGAAACCTGGCTCGCGATGGTCGAACTCCGTCGTGCTCAAATCCTGGCCCACAAAGAAGAGTGGCAACAGTCGCTCGACATGCTCACGAATCTTCGCAAGCGATTTCCAGCTTTCGCGCAGAAGCATGAAGCCGACTACCTGGAAGGTCGTTGCCTCGCCGCACTAGCGCTGCTTGATGATGCCCGCGCTGCTTACATGCGAGTTCTCGCCAGCGCCAGTGGCCAAGATACCGAAACGGCTGCCATGGCCGCTTGGATGATTGGCGAAAGTTATTTCCATCAGAAACGCTATCCCGAAGCGATTGAAGCTTACGAACAGTGTGCACGTGGACACAAATTTCCCACGTGGCAATCGGCTTCGCTGCTGCAAGCGGGCAAGTGCCTGCAGCTGCAGAACAAAAAGTCCGAGGCTGCAGAATACTATCGCCGCGTGGTAAACGAATTTGCCGAAACCACGTACGCTGCCGAAGCTCGCGAACGTCTCGCCACCACCGATATGCCAGCGGCCGAAACAGCCGAAGGAAAAGCGGTCAGCAGCCGCGAATAG
- a CDS encoding MotA/TolQ/ExbB proton channel family protein, translating into MRLRTKILRFVAATSSHLRSVATLTLLGLAASASAQESMADVAAGEATIPTKNLLDVFYDGGPLMYPIGLSSFVLMIFVFERFISLRRGRVIPKPFVKRFIEQLREGQLDREKAVALCEQNKSPVAVVFAAAAKKWGRTAVEVEQAILDSGERVTNQLRRHLRLLNGISQVSPLLGLLGTVLGMISSFNAIATAEASGQREALAGGIAEALITTAAGMLVAIPALIAYLYFVGRVDQHITEIDMLGQQVVELISSDALEQSSRAARKERAKAAA; encoded by the coding sequence ATGCGCCTTCGAACCAAGATTCTGCGATTCGTTGCCGCGACCAGCAGTCACTTGCGCTCGGTTGCGACGTTGACGCTGCTCGGACTCGCAGCCTCGGCCAGCGCTCAAGAATCGATGGCAGATGTCGCCGCCGGTGAAGCGACCATTCCCACGAAAAATCTGCTCGACGTCTTCTACGACGGCGGGCCGTTGATGTATCCGATCGGGCTCAGTTCGTTCGTACTCATGATTTTTGTCTTCGAACGTTTCATCAGCCTCCGCCGTGGTCGCGTGATCCCTAAGCCGTTTGTGAAACGCTTCATCGAGCAGCTTCGCGAGGGACAACTCGATCGCGAGAAAGCGGTCGCTTTGTGCGAGCAGAATAAGAGCCCCGTTGCTGTGGTGTTCGCCGCTGCTGCGAAAAAATGGGGACGGACAGCAGTCGAAGTCGAGCAGGCGATTCTCGACTCGGGCGAACGAGTAACAAATCAACTCCGCCGGCACTTGCGGCTCCTCAACGGCATTTCGCAAGTCAGTCCTTTGCTCGGACTCCTGGGGACTGTGCTCGGTATGATCTCGAGCTTCAACGCCATCGCCACCGCTGAAGCATCTGGTCAGCGCGAAGCACTTGCCGGTGGCATTGCGGAAGCTTTGATCACCACTGCCGCAGGCATGCTGGTGGCGATTCCTGCGCTCATCGCCTATCTCTACTTCGTCGGACGGGTCGATCAGCACATCACCGAAATCGACATGCTAGGGCAACAAGTGGTGGAGCTCATCTCGTCCGATGCGCTCGAGCAATCGAGCCGCGCTGCTCGGAAAGAACGAGCCAAAGCGGCCGCCTAG